From a single Brassica oleracea var. oleracea cultivar TO1000 chromosome C5, BOL, whole genome shotgun sequence genomic region:
- the LOC106293811 gene encoding cytochrome P450 87A3-like isoform X3, translating into MWALFIWVSLLVISITHWVYSWRNPKCKGKLPPGSMGLPLLGETIQFFKPNTTSDIPPFIKERVKKYGSIFKTNLVGRTVIVSADPDLSYFVFQQEGRRFQSWYPDTFTNIFGKNNVGSLHGLMYKYLKSMVLTLFGYDGLKKMLPQVELTANKRLELWSNQESVELKDATASMIFDLTAKKLISHDPDKSSENLRANFVAFIQGLISFPFDIPGTAYHKCLKGRENAMRMLRNMLQERRRKPRKNPIDFFDYVIEEIQKEGTILTEEIALDLMFVLLFASFETTSLALTLAIKFLSDDPEVLKRLTEEHETILRNREDADSGLTWEEYKSMTYTFQFINETARLANIVPAIFRKALIDIKYKDYTIPAGWAVMVCPPAVHLNPKSGCHIQESTANNASKHFMAFGGGMRFCVGTDFTKLQMAVVLHSLVTKYRWVEIKGGNIVRTPGLQFPNGYHVRLHKKIY; encoded by the exons ATGTGGGCATTGTTCATTTGGGTTTCTCTGCTTGTCATAAGCATCACACATTGGGTTTACAGCTGGAGAAACCCCAAATGCAAAGGGAAGCTTCCACCTGGCTCGATGGGTTTACCTCTACTCGGAGAGACTATCCAGTTCTTCAAGCCAAACACTACTTCAGACATTCCTCCTTTTATCAAAGAGAGGGTTAAGAA GTATGGTTCAATTTTCAAGACCAATCTAGTGGGGAGAACAGTTATTGTATCAGCAGATCCTGATTTGAGCTACTTTGTGTTTCAACAAGAGGGTCGGCGTTTCCAAAGTTGGTATCCAGACACTTTTACAAACATCTTTGGGAAAAATAATGTGGGTTCACTACATGGGCTTATGTACAAGTACCTTAAAAGCATGGTCTTGACTCTCTTTGGCTACGATGGTCTCAAGAAGATGCTACCTCAAGTAGAGCTGACTGCAAATAAGAGATTAGAGCTTTGGTCAAATCAAGAATCAGTAGAACTCAAAGATGCAACCGCAAGT ATGATATTTGATCTCACCGCGAAGAAGTTGATAAGCCATGATCCAGACAAGTCATCAGAGAATCTAAGGGCTAACTTTGTTGCTTTCATTCAAGGACTCATCTCCTTCCCTTTTGACATTCCAGGCACTGCTTATCACAAATGTCTTAAG GGTAGGGAAAATGCAATGAGAATGTTGAGGAATATGCTTCAGGAGAGACGTAGGAAACCACGGAAGAACCCAATTGACTTCTTTGATTATGTCATTGAAGAGATTCAGAAAGAGGGGACTATTCTGACAGAAGAGATTGCATTGGATCTAATGTTTGTCTTGCTATTCGCCAGCTTCGAAACAACTTCTCTCGCTTTAACTTTAGCGATCAAGTTCCTTTCAGATGACCCTGAAGTTCTAAAACGTTTAACG GAAGAACATGAGACGATTTTGAGAAACCGGGAAGATGCAGACTCGGGACTTACATGGGAAGAATACAAGTCAATGACTTACACATTTCAG TTCATAAACGAAACAGCAAGACTAGCAAATATAGTTCCTGCCATCTTCAGAAAGGCGTTGATAGATATAAAATATAAAG ATTATACGATACCAGCCGGCTGGGCGGTGATGGTCTGTCCACCAGCTGTACATTTGAATCCAAAAAG TGGATGTCATATACAGGAATCAACTGCTAACAATGCATCAAAGCATTTCATGGCGTTTGGTGGTGGGATGAGGTTCTGTGTTGGAACCGACTTCACTAAATTGCAGATGGCTGTGGTTCTCCACAGCCTAGTAACAAAATACAG GTGGGTGGAGATTAAAGGAGGGAATATAGTTCGAACTCCAGGATTACAGTTTCCAAACGGTTACCATGTCAGACTCCATAAGAAAATATACTAG
- the LOC106293811 gene encoding cytochrome P450 87A3-like isoform X2 → MWALFIWVSLLVISITHWVYSWRNPKCKGKLPPGSMGLPLLGETIQFFKPNTTSDIPPFIKERVKKYGSIFKTNLVGRTVIVSADPDLSYFVFQQEGRRFQSWYPDTFTNIFGKNNVGSLHGLMYKYLKSMVLTLFGYDGLKKMLPQVELTANKRLELWSNQESVELKDATASMIFDLTAKKLISHDPDKSSENLRANFVAFIQGLISFPFDIPGTAYHKCLKGRENAMRMLRNMLQERRRKPRKNPIDFFDYVIEEIQKEGTILTEEIALDLMFVLLFASFETTSLALTLAIKFLSDDPEVLKRLTEEHETILRNREDADSGLTWEEYKSMTYTFQFINETARLANIVPAIFRKALIDIKYKDFVNDAHRLYDTSRLGGDGLSTSCTFESKKESTANNASKHFMAFGGGMRFCVGTDFTKLQMAVVLHSLVTKYRWVEIKGGNIVRTPGLQFPNGYHVRLHKKIY, encoded by the exons ATGTGGGCATTGTTCATTTGGGTTTCTCTGCTTGTCATAAGCATCACACATTGGGTTTACAGCTGGAGAAACCCCAAATGCAAAGGGAAGCTTCCACCTGGCTCGATGGGTTTACCTCTACTCGGAGAGACTATCCAGTTCTTCAAGCCAAACACTACTTCAGACATTCCTCCTTTTATCAAAGAGAGGGTTAAGAA GTATGGTTCAATTTTCAAGACCAATCTAGTGGGGAGAACAGTTATTGTATCAGCAGATCCTGATTTGAGCTACTTTGTGTTTCAACAAGAGGGTCGGCGTTTCCAAAGTTGGTATCCAGACACTTTTACAAACATCTTTGGGAAAAATAATGTGGGTTCACTACATGGGCTTATGTACAAGTACCTTAAAAGCATGGTCTTGACTCTCTTTGGCTACGATGGTCTCAAGAAGATGCTACCTCAAGTAGAGCTGACTGCAAATAAGAGATTAGAGCTTTGGTCAAATCAAGAATCAGTAGAACTCAAAGATGCAACCGCAAGT ATGATATTTGATCTCACCGCGAAGAAGTTGATAAGCCATGATCCAGACAAGTCATCAGAGAATCTAAGGGCTAACTTTGTTGCTTTCATTCAAGGACTCATCTCCTTCCCTTTTGACATTCCAGGCACTGCTTATCACAAATGTCTTAAG GGTAGGGAAAATGCAATGAGAATGTTGAGGAATATGCTTCAGGAGAGACGTAGGAAACCACGGAAGAACCCAATTGACTTCTTTGATTATGTCATTGAAGAGATTCAGAAAGAGGGGACTATTCTGACAGAAGAGATTGCATTGGATCTAATGTTTGTCTTGCTATTCGCCAGCTTCGAAACAACTTCTCTCGCTTTAACTTTAGCGATCAAGTTCCTTTCAGATGACCCTGAAGTTCTAAAACGTTTAACG GAAGAACATGAGACGATTTTGAGAAACCGGGAAGATGCAGACTCGGGACTTACATGGGAAGAATACAAGTCAATGACTTACACATTTCAG TTCATAAACGAAACAGCAAGACTAGCAAATATAGTTCCTGCCATCTTCAGAAAGGCGTTGATAGATATAAAATATAAAG ACTTTGTCAATGATGCACACAGATTATACGATACCAGCCGGCTGGGCGGTGATGGTCTGTCCACCAGCTGTACATTTGAATCCAAAAAG GAATCAACTGCTAACAATGCATCAAAGCATTTCATGGCGTTTGGTGGTGGGATGAGGTTCTGTGTTGGAACCGACTTCACTAAATTGCAGATGGCTGTGGTTCTCCACAGCCTAGTAACAAAATACAG GTGGGTGGAGATTAAAGGAGGGAATATAGTTCGAACTCCAGGATTACAGTTTCCAAACGGTTACCATGTCAGACTCCATAAGAAAATATACTAG
- the LOC106293811 gene encoding cytochrome P450 87A3-like isoform X1 — translation MWALFIWVSLLVISITHWVYSWRNPKCKGKLPPGSMGLPLLGETIQFFKPNTTSDIPPFIKERVKKYGSIFKTNLVGRTVIVSADPDLSYFVFQQEGRRFQSWYPDTFTNIFGKNNVGSLHGLMYKYLKSMVLTLFGYDGLKKMLPQVELTANKRLELWSNQESVELKDATASMIFDLTAKKLISHDPDKSSENLRANFVAFIQGLISFPFDIPGTAYHKCLKGRENAMRMLRNMLQERRRKPRKNPIDFFDYVIEEIQKEGTILTEEIALDLMFVLLFASFETTSLALTLAIKFLSDDPEVLKRLTEEHETILRNREDADSGLTWEEYKSMTYTFQFINETARLANIVPAIFRKALIDIKYKDYTIPAGWAVMVCPPAVHLNPKRYEDPLVFNPSRWEESTANNASKHFMAFGGGMRFCVGTDFTKLQMAVVLHSLVTKYRWVEIKGGNIVRTPGLQFPNGYHVRLHKKIY, via the exons ATGTGGGCATTGTTCATTTGGGTTTCTCTGCTTGTCATAAGCATCACACATTGGGTTTACAGCTGGAGAAACCCCAAATGCAAAGGGAAGCTTCCACCTGGCTCGATGGGTTTACCTCTACTCGGAGAGACTATCCAGTTCTTCAAGCCAAACACTACTTCAGACATTCCTCCTTTTATCAAAGAGAGGGTTAAGAA GTATGGTTCAATTTTCAAGACCAATCTAGTGGGGAGAACAGTTATTGTATCAGCAGATCCTGATTTGAGCTACTTTGTGTTTCAACAAGAGGGTCGGCGTTTCCAAAGTTGGTATCCAGACACTTTTACAAACATCTTTGGGAAAAATAATGTGGGTTCACTACATGGGCTTATGTACAAGTACCTTAAAAGCATGGTCTTGACTCTCTTTGGCTACGATGGTCTCAAGAAGATGCTACCTCAAGTAGAGCTGACTGCAAATAAGAGATTAGAGCTTTGGTCAAATCAAGAATCAGTAGAACTCAAAGATGCAACCGCAAGT ATGATATTTGATCTCACCGCGAAGAAGTTGATAAGCCATGATCCAGACAAGTCATCAGAGAATCTAAGGGCTAACTTTGTTGCTTTCATTCAAGGACTCATCTCCTTCCCTTTTGACATTCCAGGCACTGCTTATCACAAATGTCTTAAG GGTAGGGAAAATGCAATGAGAATGTTGAGGAATATGCTTCAGGAGAGACGTAGGAAACCACGGAAGAACCCAATTGACTTCTTTGATTATGTCATTGAAGAGATTCAGAAAGAGGGGACTATTCTGACAGAAGAGATTGCATTGGATCTAATGTTTGTCTTGCTATTCGCCAGCTTCGAAACAACTTCTCTCGCTTTAACTTTAGCGATCAAGTTCCTTTCAGATGACCCTGAAGTTCTAAAACGTTTAACG GAAGAACATGAGACGATTTTGAGAAACCGGGAAGATGCAGACTCGGGACTTACATGGGAAGAATACAAGTCAATGACTTACACATTTCAG TTCATAAACGAAACAGCAAGACTAGCAAATATAGTTCCTGCCATCTTCAGAAAGGCGTTGATAGATATAAAATATAAAG ATTATACGATACCAGCCGGCTGGGCGGTGATGGTCTGTCCACCAGCTGTACATTTGAATCCAAAAAGGTATGAAGATCCCTTAGTCTTCAACCCATCGAGATGGGAG GAATCAACTGCTAACAATGCATCAAAGCATTTCATGGCGTTTGGTGGTGGGATGAGGTTCTGTGTTGGAACCGACTTCACTAAATTGCAGATGGCTGTGGTTCTCCACAGCCTAGTAACAAAATACAG GTGGGTGGAGATTAAAGGAGGGAATATAGTTCGAACTCCAGGATTACAGTTTCCAAACGGTTACCATGTCAGACTCCATAAGAAAATATACTAG